The Phenylobacterium koreense genome window below encodes:
- the gatA gene encoding Asp-tRNA(Asn)/Glu-tRNA(Gln) amidotransferase subunit GatA, translating to MSALTSLTLKAALDGLADKSFSSEELTKAHVEAVAAAKPLNAYILETPEKAIAMAKDSDARRARGDAGALDGAPLGIKDLFCTEGVRSTACSNILGNFVPTYESTVTANLWRDGAVMLGKLNLDEFAMGSSNETSAFGPVVNPWRSEGSNSKLTPGGSSGGSAAAVAADLCLGATATDTGGSIRQPAAFTGTVGIKPTYGRCSRWGVVAFASSLDQAGPIAKTVEDAAILLKSMSGHDAKDSTSLDIEVPDFPSFVGKSVKGLRIGIPKEYRVDNMPPEIEKLWEQGIAWLKEAGCEIVEVSLPHTKYALPAYYIVAPAEASSNLARYDGMRYGLRENGGNLTETYENTRAAGFGAEVKRRILIGTYVLSAGYYDAYYVKALKVRRRIAEDFDQAFEKVDALLTPTAPSAAFELGANSDDPVAMYLNDIFTVTVNLAGLPGMSIPAGVDANGLPLGLQLIGKALDEGTLFSLGGALEKAADFKAKPAKWW from the coding sequence ATGAGCGCCCTGACCTCCCTGACGCTCAAGGCCGCGCTGGACGGCCTGGCCGACAAGTCCTTCTCGTCGGAAGAGCTGACCAAGGCCCATGTCGAGGCGGTGGCCGCGGCCAAGCCGCTGAACGCTTACATCCTGGAGACGCCGGAAAAGGCCATCGCCATGGCCAAGGACTCCGACGCCCGCCGCGCCCGCGGCGATGCCGGAGCCCTGGACGGCGCGCCGCTGGGCATCAAGGATCTGTTCTGCACCGAAGGCGTCCGCTCGACGGCATGCTCGAACATCCTCGGCAACTTCGTCCCGACCTATGAGTCGACCGTCACCGCCAACCTGTGGCGCGACGGCGCGGTGATGCTGGGCAAGCTGAACCTCGACGAGTTCGCCATGGGCTCGTCGAACGAGACCTCGGCCTTCGGTCCGGTGGTGAATCCCTGGCGCTCGGAAGGCTCGAACTCGAAGCTGACTCCAGGCGGCTCCTCCGGCGGTTCGGCCGCGGCGGTCGCCGCCGACCTTTGCCTGGGCGCCACGGCGACCGACACCGGCGGTTCGATCCGCCAGCCGGCCGCCTTCACCGGCACCGTCGGGATCAAGCCGACCTACGGCCGCTGCTCGCGCTGGGGGGTGGTGGCCTTCGCCTCGTCCCTCGACCAGGCCGGCCCGATCGCCAAGACCGTCGAGGACGCGGCGATCCTGCTCAAGTCGATGTCGGGTCACGACGCCAAGGACTCCACCAGCCTCGATATCGAGGTTCCGGATTTCCCCAGCTTCGTCGGCAAGTCGGTGAAGGGACTGCGCATCGGCATTCCGAAGGAATACCGCGTCGACAACATGCCGCCGGAGATCGAGAAGCTCTGGGAGCAGGGTATCGCCTGGCTCAAGGAGGCCGGCTGCGAGATCGTCGAGGTGTCGCTGCCGCACACCAAGTACGCCCTGCCGGCCTACTACATCGTCGCCCCTGCCGAGGCCTCGTCGAACCTCGCCCGCTATGATGGCATGCGTTATGGCCTGCGCGAGAACGGCGGGAACCTCACCGAGACCTACGAAAACACCCGCGCGGCCGGCTTCGGCGCCGAGGTGAAGCGCCGCATCCTGATCGGCACCTACGTGCTCTCGGCCGGCTATTACGACGCCTACTACGTCAAGGCGCTGAAAGTCCGCCGTCGCATCGCCGAAGACTTCGACCAGGCCTTCGAAAAGGTCGATGCGCTGCTGACCCCGACGGCCCCGTCGGCGGCCTTCGAGCTGGGCGCCAATTCGGACGACCCGGTGGCGATGTACCTGAATGACATCTTCACCGTGACCGTGAACCTGGCGGGCCTGCCGGGCATGAGCATTCCGGCTGGCGTCGACGCCAACGGCTTGCCGCTCGGCCTGCAACTGATCGGCAAGGCGCTGGACGAGGGCACGCTGTTCTCGCTCGGCGGCGCGCTCGAAAAGGCCGCCGACTTCAAGGCCAAGCCCGCCAAGTGGTGGTGA
- the gatC gene encoding Asp-tRNA(Asn)/Glu-tRNA(Gln) amidotransferase subunit GatC produces MAIDAATVRKVARLARIAEPEEKLEALAKELTGIMTWIEQLNEVNTDGVEPMTSAVAATLPMREDVVTDGGDASKVLSNAPKTVDGFYVVPKVVE; encoded by the coding sequence ATGGCCATCGACGCCGCGACCGTTCGAAAGGTCGCGAGGCTCGCGCGGATCGCCGAGCCCGAGGAGAAGCTTGAAGCGCTCGCCAAGGAACTGACCGGGATCATGACCTGGATCGAGCAGCTCAACGAGGTGAACACCGACGGGGTCGAGCCGATGACCTCGGCCGTGGCCGCGACCCTGCCCATGCGCGAGGACGTGGTCACCGACGGCGGAGACGCGTCCAAGGTGCTGTCCAACGCGCCGAAGACCGTCGATGGCTTCTATGTCGTGCCGAAGGTGGTGGAATAA
- the ruvX gene encoding Holliday junction resolvase RuvX, with protein MAVVELTDLPALLPRYSALIGLDLGEKTIGVAVSDVTRMVASPLELIRKTKFTAEANRLFALIDERQIGAVVIGLPVNMDGTEGARCQSNRAFARNLLRLRELPIAFWDERMSTMAVNRLLIDEADVTRNRRAELVDKMAAAWILQGALDRLRTVGE; from the coding sequence ATGGCCGTTGTCGAACTGACCGATCTTCCCGCCCTTTTACCCCGCTATTCGGCCCTGATCGGGCTGGATCTCGGGGAAAAGACCATCGGCGTCGCCGTCTCCGACGTGACTCGCATGGTGGCCTCGCCGCTGGAGCTGATCCGCAAGACCAAGTTCACGGCCGAAGCGAACCGCCTGTTCGCCCTGATCGACGAGCGGCAAATCGGCGCGGTGGTCATCGGCCTGCCGGTCAATATGGACGGAACCGAGGGCGCGCGCTGCCAGTCGAACCGCGCCTTCGCGCGCAATCTCCTGCGCCTGCGCGAGTTGCCGATCGCCTTCTGGGACGAACGGATGTCGACCATGGCGGTTAACCGCCTGCTGATCGACGAGGCCGACGTCACCCGCAACCGTCGCGCCGAACTGGTGGACAAGATGGCCGCAGCCTGGATCCTGCAGGGGGCGCTCGATCGCCTCCGGACTGTGGGCGAATGA
- a CDS encoding aspartate carbamoyltransferase catalytic subunit: MSAAPLNEVLGRTFPFPKRHFLSVVDLNPVEVAGLLDLADSFVVLNRQHSKKLDLLKGRTLMNLFFENSTRTQSSFELAGKRLGADVVNMSPRSSSISKGETLIDTAVTLNAMQPDLLVVRHSSSGAASLLSQKVTCSVVNAGDGQHEHPTQALLDMLSLRRAFGRIAGLKIAICGDILHSRVARSNVGLLQMMGAEVRLVGPPTLMPTQADRWGSAVYHDMRKGIEGCDVVMMLRLQLERMDGVMAPSKREYFRFYGLDREKLAHAAPHVRVMHPGPMNRGVEIDSEVADDLAVSLIQDQVEMGVAARMAVLTSLAARLDND, from the coding sequence ATGAGCGCAGCACCCCTCAACGAGGTCCTCGGCCGGACCTTCCCTTTCCCGAAGCGCCACTTCCTATCGGTGGTGGATCTCAACCCCGTGGAAGTCGCCGGCCTGCTGGACCTGGCCGACAGTTTCGTCGTCCTGAACCGCCAACATTCGAAGAAGCTCGATCTGCTCAAGGGTCGAACGCTGATGAATCTCTTCTTCGAGAACTCGACCCGGACCCAGAGCTCCTTCGAACTGGCCGGCAAGCGGCTGGGCGCCGACGTCGTGAATATGAGCCCGCGGTCCTCCTCGATCTCCAAGGGCGAGACCCTGATCGACACGGCCGTCACCCTCAACGCCATGCAACCGGACCTGCTGGTGGTGCGGCACTCGTCGTCGGGGGCGGCTTCGCTGCTTTCTCAGAAGGTCACCTGCTCGGTGGTCAATGCGGGCGACGGCCAGCACGAGCACCCGACCCAGGCCCTGCTCGACATGCTCTCCCTGCGCCGGGCCTTCGGCCGCATCGCGGGGCTGAAGATCGCCATCTGCGGCGACATCCTGCACAGCCGCGTGGCCCGTTCGAACGTCGGCCTCCTGCAGATGATGGGGGCGGAGGTGCGTTTGGTCGGGCCGCCGACCCTGATGCCGACCCAGGCCGACCGTTGGGGCTCGGCCGTCTATCACGACATGCGCAAGGGCATCGAAGGCTGCGACGTGGTCATGATGCTGCGCCTCCAGCTCGAACGCATGGACGGGGTGATGGCCCCGTCGAAACGTGAATACTTCCGCTTCTACGGCCTGGACCGCGAGAAGCTGGCCCACGCTGCGCCGCATGTCCGCGTCATGCACCCAGGCCCGATGAACCGGGGCGTCGAGATCGACTCCGAGGTCGCCGACGACCTGGCCGTCTCGCTGATCCAGGATCAGGTGGAGATGGGCGTGGCCGCGCGTATGGCCGTGCTGACGTCGCTCGCCGCGCGGTTGGACAACGACTGA
- a CDS encoding TIGR00730 family Rossman fold protein, protein MNAIASVCVFCGSSPGADPAYAAAARAMGRAIAERGLRLVYGGAKVGLMGALADAAMASGGEVIGVMPHALADKEIGHHGLTRLEVVGSMHERKARMAELSDGFVALPGGVGTLEEIFEIWTWGQLGFHAKPAAFLNVRGYYDGLRNFLDHSVGEAFLRAPHRDMVIFREDAGQVLDALAAYVPPIVEKWIGRPEL, encoded by the coding sequence ATGAACGCCATCGCCTCGGTGTGCGTGTTCTGCGGGTCCAGCCCGGGGGCGGATCCTGCCTATGCCGCGGCCGCCCGCGCCATGGGACGCGCCATCGCCGAGCGGGGCTTGCGGCTGGTCTATGGCGGCGCGAAGGTCGGGCTGATGGGCGCTCTGGCCGACGCGGCCATGGCCTCCGGCGGGGAGGTGATCGGCGTCATGCCCCACGCCCTGGCCGACAAGGAGATCGGTCACCACGGCCTCACCAGGCTGGAAGTCGTCGGCTCCATGCACGAGCGCAAGGCGCGAATGGCCGAACTGTCCGACGGCTTCGTCGCCCTGCCCGGCGGCGTCGGCACGCTGGAAGAGATCTTCGAGATCTGGACCTGGGGCCAGCTGGGCTTCCACGCCAAACCGGCCGCCTTTCTGAACGTACGCGGCTATTACGACGGCCTGCGCAATTTCCTCGATCACTCGGTGGGCGAAGCGTTCCTGCGCGCGCCTCACCGCGACATGGTGATCTTCCGCGAGGACGCGGGCCAGGTGTTGGACGCCCTGGCCGCCTACGTCCCCCCCATCGTCGAGAAATGGATCGGACGCCCCGAACTATGA
- the pyrC gene encoding dihydroorotase, translated as MTQRATAFVNARLVDPASGWDGPGALLVRDGKIADVVQGGDLGALAADIEVIDAGGAMLAPGLVDLRVKTGEPGAETKETLKSASLAAAAGGVTSIVLQPDTNPVVDEASVVDFILRRTRDIELVHVYPAGAATKGAQGERMAEIGLMREAGCVYVTDADRPIVNSKVLQRVLAYAKSFGVLVAHRPADPWLSTGAAATAGEFAGRMGLPSVPPIAEKIMLERDLALVELTGAPFLVDQVTTACALESLKRGKDKGLPVSATTSINHLSFNEVDIGDYRTFLKFDPPVRGEDDRQATIDALASGLIDIVVSAHCPAPAEDKRLPYDEAAPGAVGLQTLLPALLAFQDQIPLIDLMRTVTSRPAELLGLPAGKLAKGAPADLVLCDLNAPIVIDLDKLKSKSHNSPFDGRRLFGEVKMTLIDGRTVYQA; from the coding sequence ATGACCCAACGCGCGACCGCCTTCGTCAACGCCCGCCTCGTCGATCCCGCCAGCGGCTGGGACGGTCCCGGCGCCCTGCTGGTCCGCGACGGCAAGATCGCCGACGTCGTCCAGGGCGGCGACCTCGGTGCGCTCGCCGCCGATATCGAGGTGATCGACGCCGGCGGCGCGATGCTCGCGCCCGGCCTCGTGGACCTGCGGGTCAAGACCGGCGAGCCCGGCGCGGAGACCAAGGAGACCCTGAAGTCGGCCAGCCTGGCCGCGGCCGCCGGCGGGGTGACCTCCATCGTCCTGCAACCGGACACGAACCCGGTCGTGGATGAGGCCTCGGTCGTGGACTTCATCCTGCGTCGCACGCGCGACATCGAGTTGGTCCACGTCTATCCGGCCGGCGCGGCCACCAAGGGGGCGCAGGGCGAGCGAATGGCCGAGATCGGCCTGATGCGCGAGGCCGGCTGCGTCTACGTCACCGACGCCGACCGCCCGATCGTCAATTCCAAGGTGCTCCAGCGGGTGCTGGCCTACGCCAAGAGCTTCGGCGTCCTGGTGGCTCATCGCCCCGCCGATCCCTGGCTCTCGACCGGCGCCGCGGCCACCGCCGGCGAGTTCGCCGGCCGCATGGGCCTGCCCAGCGTTCCGCCGATCGCAGAGAAGATCATGCTGGAGCGCGACCTGGCGCTCGTGGAGCTCACCGGCGCGCCGTTCCTCGTGGACCAGGTGACCACCGCCTGCGCCCTGGAGAGCCTGAAGCGTGGCAAGGACAAGGGCCTGCCGGTCTCCGCCACCACCTCGATCAACCACCTCTCGTTCAACGAGGTGGATATCGGCGACTATCGCACGTTCCTGAAGTTCGACCCGCCGGTGCGCGGCGAGGACGACCGTCAGGCGACGATCGACGCGCTCGCCTCCGGCCTCATCGACATCGTGGTCTCAGCCCACTGTCCGGCGCCGGCCGAGGACAAGCGCTTGCCCTATGACGAGGCCGCGCCCGGCGCGGTCGGCCTGCAGACCCTTCTGCCGGCCTTGCTCGCCTTCCAGGACCAGATCCCGCTCATCGACCTGATGCGGACGGTGACCAGCCGTCCCGCCGAGTTGCTTGGCCTGCCGGCCGGCAAGCTGGCCAAGGGCGCGCCGGCCGACCTGGTGCTGTGCGACCTGAATGCGCCGATCGTGATCGATCTCGACAAGCTGAAGTCCAAATCTCACAACTCTCCGTTCGACGGCCGTCGGCTGTTCGGCGAGGTGAAGATGACGCTGATCGACGGTCGGACCGTCTACCAGGCCTGA
- a CDS encoding GFA family protein, which yields MTYHGGCQCGAVAFEADGEITQLVECNCSICKPKGYLLWFVPEADFRLTTDESALSEYRFNTHKIAHQFCSTCGVSTFGHGPGMYAVNARTLKDFDVKSVPIQAFDGASR from the coding sequence ATGACCTATCATGGTGGCTGCCAGTGCGGCGCGGTGGCGTTCGAGGCCGATGGGGAAATCACCCAGTTGGTCGAATGCAACTGTTCGATCTGCAAACCCAAGGGCTATCTGTTGTGGTTCGTGCCCGAGGCGGATTTCCGGCTGACGACCGACGAATCCGCGCTCAGCGAATACCGATTCAACACCCACAAGATCGCCCACCAGTTCTGCTCGACCTGCGGGGTTTCGACCTTTGGTCACGGGCCGGGCATGTATGCGGTCAACGCCAGGACCTTGAAGGATTTCGACGTCAAGAGCGTGCCGATCCAGGCCTTCGACGGGGCCTCGCGTTGA
- the plsY gene encoding glycerol-3-phosphate 1-O-acyltransferase PlsY: protein MPADSLSPVLIAAAVVGGYLLGSIPFGVIATRLGGAGDVRSIGSGNIGATNVLRTGRKDLALITLLGDGGKGAVAVFIAWLLTRGGGVQAQASLTSLAGGAAFLGHLFPVWLKFKGGKGVATFFGTLLAAAWPVGMAAGATWILMALVFRISSLAALAAAILAPIYVILLGRPYPIALMAAFMAVLIYIRHKENISRLLKGQEPRIGKKKEAA from the coding sequence ATGCCGGCCGACTCGCTCAGCCCTGTCCTGATCGCCGCCGCCGTGGTGGGCGGCTACCTGCTCGGCTCGATCCCGTTCGGAGTGATCGCCACGCGCCTAGGCGGCGCCGGCGACGTGCGCTCGATCGGCTCGGGCAACATCGGCGCGACCAACGTTCTGCGCACCGGCCGCAAGGATCTGGCTCTGATCACCCTGCTGGGCGACGGCGGCAAGGGCGCGGTGGCGGTGTTCATCGCCTGGCTGCTGACCCGCGGCGGCGGCGTCCAGGCTCAGGCCAGCCTCACCTCGCTCGCGGGCGGCGCGGCCTTCCTGGGCCATCTCTTCCCGGTCTGGCTGAAGTTCAAAGGCGGCAAGGGCGTGGCGACCTTCTTCGGGACCTTGCTGGCGGCCGCCTGGCCGGTGGGCATGGCGGCGGGCGCAACCTGGATCCTCATGGCCCTGGTCTTCCGAATCTCGTCCCTCGCCGCGCTAGCGGCTGCGATCCTGGCGCCGATCTACGTGATCCTGCTGGGCCGCCCCTATCCAATCGCGCTGATGGCCGCCTTCATGGCCGTGCTGATCTACATCCGGCACAAGGAGAACATCTCCCGGCTGCTGAAGGGCCAGGAGCCTAGGATCGGAAAGAAAAAAGAAGCCGCGTGA
- the dprA gene encoding DNA-processing protein DprA, which produces MIRQLTDAARRDWLRLARTENVGPVTFAQLIARYGEASLALAAIPDLTRRGGRVSPLGIPSHDDVRRELEAGAALGARLLLSCDAAYPAALAALDPPPPAIWARGDVSLLNRPSVALVGARIASAGGQRFARGLASDLGAQGFVIVSGMARGIDGAAHEGALPTGTVAVLGGGIDDIYPSEHRSLYERLVEEGCVVSESAPGRTATAKDFPRRNRIISGLSRAVVVVEAELRSGSLITARLAAEQGREVLAVPGSPLDPRARGTNDLIRQGAALCEGVDDVLRALEGVRGLREPECPFAPAPVSDAAIDGVREKVAALLSPTPVSRDELVRAAGAPAPVVLAALTELALAGRAELLPGGLVALA; this is translated from the coding sequence GTGATCCGCCAGCTCACCGACGCCGCCCGCCGCGACTGGCTGCGCCTGGCGCGAACGGAGAACGTAGGCCCCGTCACCTTCGCCCAGCTCATCGCCCGCTATGGCGAGGCCTCGCTGGCGCTCGCGGCGATTCCCGACCTTACTCGGCGCGGCGGTCGCGTCTCTCCGCTGGGCATCCCATCGCACGACGACGTGCGGCGCGAATTGGAGGCCGGCGCCGCGCTGGGCGCTCGTCTGCTCCTTTCCTGTGACGCCGCGTACCCGGCCGCGCTCGCGGCGCTCGACCCGCCGCCGCCGGCGATCTGGGCTCGCGGCGACGTCTCCCTGCTCAATCGTCCTAGCGTCGCCTTGGTCGGGGCGCGGATCGCCTCGGCCGGCGGCCAGAGGTTCGCCCGCGGCCTGGCCTCGGACCTCGGCGCACAAGGCTTCGTCATTGTCTCCGGCATGGCGCGCGGCATCGACGGCGCGGCCCACGAGGGCGCGTTGCCGACCGGAACCGTCGCCGTGCTCGGCGGCGGGATCGACGACATTTATCCGAGCGAGCATCGGAGCCTCTACGAACGCCTCGTCGAAGAGGGCTGCGTCGTCTCCGAAAGCGCCCCAGGCCGCACGGCCACGGCCAAGGACTTCCCCCGTCGCAACCGGATCATCTCGGGCCTTTCCCGGGCGGTCGTGGTGGTCGAGGCCGAACTCCGGTCGGGCTCGCTGATCACCGCAAGGCTTGCCGCCGAACAGGGCCGTGAAGTGCTGGCGGTCCCAGGTTCCCCGCTCGATCCGCGCGCCCGCGGTACCAACGACCTGATCCGCCAGGGCGCAGCGCTGTGCGAAGGCGTTGATGACGTCCTGCGGGCGCTGGAGGGCGTCCGCGGCCTGCGCGAGCCTGAATGTCCGTTCGCGCCGGCTCCGGTGTCCGACGCGGCCATCGACGGCGTGCGTGAAAAGGTCGCCGCCCTGCTGTCGCCAACGCCGGTTTCTCGGGACGAACTGGTGCGCGCCGCAGGCGCGCCGGCGCCGGTTGTCCTGGCCGCGCTGACCGAACTCGCCCTGGCCGGCCGCGCCGAATTGCTTCCCGGGGGCCTTGTGGCGCTGGCCTGA
- the topA gene encoding type I DNA topoisomerase, protein MNLLVVESPAKAKTINKYLGSDYTVLASYGHVRDLPAKDGSVKPDEDFAMSWDVDAKAAKRLSDIAEAAKKSDRIILATDPDREGEAISWHVLEVLQKKKVLKDKKVERVVFNAITKSAVTEAMKSPRAIDMELVEAYLARRALDYLVGFTLSPVLWRKLPGSRSAGRVQSVALRLVVDREIEIERFKTQEYWTVEADVSAGAEPFLARMVKHEGKRLSKFDLGNEASANAAKAAVESASFKVAAVEKKPGRRSPPPPFTTSTLQQEAARKLGFSAQRTMQAAQKLYEGVDIGGETVGLITYMRTDGVQAAPEALDEARKVIGNVYGKEYVPESARIYKTKAKNAQEAHEAIRPTSLTRNPGSLRLDSDLGRLYELIWKRMIASQMEAARIERTTIELDSADGKTGLRATGQVVLFDGYLAVYEEGRDDADDEEGGRLPPVREGADGRVVAARADQHFTEPPPRYSEASLVKKMEELGIGRPSTYASILTVLRDREYVRMDKNRFVPEDKGRLVTAFLEQFFSRYVEYDFTAALEEKLDLVSAGDMDWKALLREFWQDFHAAVGEIAELRVTNVLDALNEALGPHIFPAKEDGSDPRACPTCGTGRLSLKTGKFGAFIGCSNYPECRFTRQLAQSDDEAAQENGDRELGVDPVTGETVFLKAGRFGPYVQLGEGEKPKRSSLPKGWSAGAMDLEKALRLLRLPREVGLHPEDGEPITAGIGRFGPFVLHKGVYANLPNADEVFEVGLNRAVALLAEKRAGGGRGRTEATALKDLGAHPADGAPVKVLSGRYGPYIKHGSTNANIPKGKDPQEITLEEAVLLIAEREAKGGGKKKATKAKAAAKPKAEKAPAKKAAAKSPAAKKPAAKKPAAKKTAKAEPAPAGGPAPWDDDE, encoded by the coding sequence ATGAACCTCCTCGTCGTCGAGAGCCCGGCAAAGGCCAAGACCATCAACAAGTACCTCGGCTCGGACTATACGGTCCTGGCCTCGTACGGGCATGTGCGCGATCTTCCGGCCAAGGACGGATCGGTGAAGCCCGACGAGGACTTCGCCATGTCCTGGGACGTCGACGCCAAGGCCGCCAAGCGGCTGAGCGACATCGCCGAGGCGGCCAAGAAGTCCGACCGCATCATTCTGGCCACCGACCCCGACCGTGAGGGCGAGGCGATCTCCTGGCACGTGCTGGAGGTCCTGCAGAAGAAGAAGGTCCTCAAGGACAAGAAGGTCGAGCGGGTGGTGTTCAACGCCATCACCAAGTCAGCCGTGACCGAGGCGATGAAGTCGCCGCGGGCCATCGACATGGAGCTGGTCGAGGCCTATCTGGCCCGCCGCGCCCTGGACTACCTGGTCGGGTTCACCCTTTCGCCGGTGCTCTGGCGCAAGCTGCCGGGCTCGCGCTCGGCAGGCCGCGTGCAGTCGGTGGCCCTGCGTCTGGTGGTCGACCGCGAGATCGAGATCGAGCGCTTCAAGACCCAGGAGTACTGGACCGTCGAGGCCGACGTCTCGGCCGGCGCCGAGCCGTTCCTGGCCCGGATGGTCAAACACGAGGGCAAGCGGCTCTCGAAGTTCGACCTGGGGAACGAGGCCAGCGCCAACGCCGCCAAGGCCGCGGTCGAGAGTGCGAGCTTCAAGGTCGCCGCCGTCGAGAAGAAGCCGGGCCGGCGCTCCCCGCCCCCGCCCTTCACCACCTCGACCCTGCAGCAGGAGGCCGCCCGCAAGCTTGGCTTCTCGGCGCAGCGGACCATGCAGGCCGCGCAGAAGCTGTACGAAGGCGTCGACATCGGCGGCGAGACGGTCGGCCTGATCACCTACATGCGGACCGATGGGGTGCAGGCTGCGCCCGAGGCGCTGGATGAAGCACGCAAGGTGATCGGCAACGTCTACGGCAAGGAATACGTCCCCGAGAGCGCCCGGATTTACAAGACCAAGGCCAAGAACGCCCAGGAGGCCCACGAGGCGATCCGGCCGACCAGCTTGACCCGCAACCCCGGCTCCCTGCGCCTGGATAGCGACCTCGGCCGGCTCTACGAGCTGATCTGGAAGCGGATGATCGCCTCGCAGATGGAGGCTGCGCGGATCGAGCGGACGACCATCGAGCTCGACAGCGCCGACGGCAAGACCGGCCTGCGCGCCACCGGCCAGGTGGTGCTCTTCGATGGCTACCTCGCGGTCTACGAGGAAGGCCGCGACGACGCGGACGACGAGGAAGGCGGGCGCCTGCCGCCGGTGCGCGAGGGCGCCGACGGCCGCGTGGTAGCAGCCCGGGCCGACCAGCACTTCACCGAGCCGCCGCCGCGCTATTCCGAAGCCAGCCTGGTTAAGAAGATGGAGGAATTGGGCATAGGCCGGCCCTCCACCTACGCTTCGATCCTCACGGTGCTGCGGGACCGCGAGTATGTCCGCATGGACAAGAACCGCTTCGTCCCCGAGGACAAGGGGCGCTTAGTCACTGCTTTTCTTGAACAATTCTTCTCGCGCTACGTGGAGTACGACTTCACCGCGGCGCTGGAGGAGAAGCTCGACCTGGTGTCGGCCGGGGATATGGACTGGAAGGCCCTGCTCCGCGAGTTCTGGCAGGACTTCCACGCCGCGGTCGGCGAGATCGCCGAACTGCGCGTCACCAACGTCCTGGACGCCCTGAACGAGGCGCTCGGCCCGCACATCTTCCCGGCCAAGGAAGACGGCTCGGACCCGCGCGCCTGCCCGACCTGCGGCACCGGCCGCCTGTCGCTAAAGACCGGAAAATTCGGGGCTTTCATCGGCTGCTCGAACTATCCGGAGTGCCGTTTCACCCGCCAGCTCGCCCAGTCGGACGACGAGGCGGCGCAGGAAAACGGCGACCGCGAACTCGGCGTCGATCCGGTCACCGGCGAGACGGTCTTCCTCAAGGCCGGGCGCTTTGGCCCCTACGTCCAGCTCGGCGAGGGCGAGAAGCCCAAACGCTCCAGCCTGCCCAAGGGCTGGTCGGCCGGCGCCATGGACCTGGAGAAGGCGCTGAGGCTGCTCAGATTGCCCCGCGAAGTGGGTCTTCATCCGGAAGATGGAGAGCCGATTACGGCCGGTATCGGCAGGTTTGGGCCCTTTGTCCTCCACAAAGGTGTCTATGCGAACCTGCCGAATGCGGACGAAGTCTTCGAGGTCGGGCTGAATCGGGCGGTCGCCCTGCTGGCCGAGAAGCGGGCCGGCGGCGGTCGCGGGCGCACGGAAGCCACGGCGCTCAAGGACTTGGGCGCGCACCCGGCCGACGGCGCGCCGGTGAAGGTGCTGTCGGGTCGCTATGGCCCCTACATCAAACACGGCTCCACAAACGCCAACATTCCAAAAGGCAAGGATCCGCAGGAAATCACCCTCGAAGAGGCGGTGCTGCTGATCGCCGAACGCGAGGCCAAGGGCGGCGGCAAGAAGAAGGCGACCAAGGCCAAGGCGGCCGCCAAGCCGAAGGCCGAGAAGGCGCCCGCCAAGAAGGCGGCGGCCAAGTCGCCCGCGGCCAAGAAGCCGGCTGCGAAGAAGCCCGCCGCCAAGAAGACGGCCAAGGCCGAACCGGCGCCCGCGGGCGGCCCCGCGCCCTGGGACGACGACGAGTAA